A genomic segment from Nodularia sphaerocarpa UHCC 0038 encodes:
- a CDS encoding glycosyltransferase family 2 protein — protein MSKQMPKVSIGLPVYNGERFIKAALDSLLAQTFEDFELIISDNASTDNTEEICRAYAAQDKRIRYYRNHSNLGCSVNFNRVFELSVGEYFKWAAYDDLHAPDFLRKSVEVLDNNPKVVLCHSHVSLIDENGDFLQNYNIKLDTDSQKPHKRFHELLTKHLCYQCYGVIRASALRKIPPMGSYGTADGILLLRIGLLGQFYEIPEYLFFARIHSQQSLSMFFPNYHLLGNKQTQSNASILPDFYAYTVWFDAAKKGKLLFPHWRIVWEYMLSVWLFKLSFYQRLRCHISIYQQLQGSEYLLLKDLLKATQIILCQCWQHGSIKETAYYPSKELL, from the coding sequence ATGAGCAAACAAATGCCGAAAGTAAGCATTGGATTACCTGTATACAATGGCGAAAGATTTATCAAAGCTGCCCTTGATTCACTTTTAGCTCAGACTTTTGAAGATTTTGAGTTAATCATCTCAGATAACGCCTCTACAGATAATACTGAAGAAATTTGTCGAGCTTATGCTGCTCAAGACAAACGTATTCGTTACTACCGCAATCATAGTAATCTCGGTTGTTCGGTTAACTTCAATCGTGTCTTTGAATTGTCTGTGGGCGAATACTTTAAATGGGCAGCTTATGATGATTTACACGCTCCAGATTTTCTCAGAAAATCTGTTGAGGTACTTGACAATAACCCCAAGGTAGTATTGTGCCATTCTCATGTATCTTTAATTGATGAAAATGGTGATTTTCTCCAAAACTACAATATTAAACTCGACACGGATTCACAAAAACCCCACAAGCGTTTTCACGAGTTGCTTACTAAGCATCTCTGCTATCAGTGTTATGGTGTAATTCGCGCCAGCGCTCTCAGAAAAATACCGCCTATGGGTAGTTATGGAACTGCGGATGGAATTTTACTATTAAGAATTGGTTTGCTTGGGCAATTTTATGAAATTCCCGAATACCTATTCTTTGCTAGAATCCATTCGCAACAATCATTGAGTATGTTCTTCCCCAATTATCATTTGTTGGGGAACAAGCAAACTCAATCTAATGCTAGCATTTTACCTGATTTTTATGCCTATACAGTTTGGTTTGATGCAGCTAAAAAAGGAAAATTATTATTTCCACATTGGAGAATAGTTTGGGAATATATGCTTTCTGTTTGGCTGTTTAAATTGAGTTTTTATCAGCGTTTACGTTGCCACATCAGTATTTATCAGCAGTTGCAAGGGTCTGAATATCTGTTGCTTAAAGATTTACTCAAAGCGACTCAAATAATATTATGTCAATGTTGGCAACATGGCTCTATCAAAGAAACAGCATATTATCCGTCAAAGGAATTGCTGTGA
- a CDS encoding DUF2141 domain-containing protein, giving the protein MWKITHFSRVLLATLLSISFARTVNAEPTAKLTVVVDNIKNQNGEVCMGVYSSSQGFPMSTKDVIKSACVQPTGSILTHEFSGLKPGTYAVAIVDDQNGDRKLNKDFLGIPKEGFGISRNPTVSIATGTPSFYDSSFILMPNQNTTINILMKYSLDS; this is encoded by the coding sequence ATGTGGAAAATTACTCATTTTAGTCGTGTACTCCTAGCTACATTATTGAGCATTAGCTTTGCGAGAACAGTCAACGCCGAGCCGACGGCAAAACTGACTGTTGTAGTCGATAACATCAAGAACCAAAACGGTGAGGTTTGCATGGGAGTTTACTCTAGTTCTCAGGGTTTTCCCATGAGTACTAAGGATGTGATTAAAAGCGCTTGTGTGCAGCCTACTGGCAGTATTTTAACTCATGAATTCTCTGGTTTGAAGCCGGGAACTTATGCAGTTGCGATAGTAGATGACCAGAATGGCGATCGCAAGCTTAATAAAGACTTTCTCGGCATACCCAAAGAAGGTTTTGGTATTTCCAGAAATCCCACTGTCTCAATAGCAACTGGTACACCAAGCTTTTATGATTCCAGTTTTATCCTGATGCCAAATCAAAATACCACAATCAACATTTTGATGAAATATTCCCTTGATTCATAA
- a CDS encoding glycosyltransferase: MKELTIFITQSLLSWLAIQMCLALVFLFYLRLSRPQNLLADEQLPKTAVILCLRGADPYLPNCLEALLNQNYPEYDLKLIIDSQEDPAWQVVSDTINEQGASNVQVSPLRTIRHNCSLKCSSLLQAVSELDDSYQAIALVDADTIVHPNWLRELVSPLADAKVGATTGNRWFVPTDHYWGSLVRYIGNVSTVVQMYLFQVPWGGTLAIKTDVLRQTGLLDKWGQALGEDFMIHKILKEHGMRVKLVPSLIMLNREECEMLGLIESLKRLIFYSRLYHPRWLAMVGDAVSSILFPCVAILLFLLSLLDTQWDLAFLLFSTYCIYTVGLLLVTLILELGVSPVIRSHGHPTTKLSVETIGKILIAIPLTQWVYGLALLSSLWMSTVKWRGIVYRVQNAWNVRLVEYHPYDLLDQPIDSKISL, from the coding sequence ATGAAAGAGTTGACGATATTCATTACTCAGTCTCTGCTGAGTTGGCTGGCTATTCAAATGTGTTTAGCGCTGGTTTTTCTGTTCTACCTGCGATTATCGCGCCCCCAAAATTTATTAGCCGATGAGCAGTTACCCAAAACGGCGGTGATTCTTTGTTTACGCGGAGCCGATCCGTATTTACCTAACTGCTTGGAGGCGCTGTTAAATCAGAATTATCCAGAGTACGATTTAAAGCTGATTATTGATAGTCAGGAAGATCCGGCTTGGCAAGTTGTCAGTGATACTATTAACGAACAAGGAGCCAGTAATGTCCAAGTCAGCCCTCTGAGGACTATCCGACACAACTGTAGTCTCAAATGCAGTTCGCTGTTGCAAGCTGTGTCTGAGTTGGATGATTCCTATCAGGCGATCGCTTTAGTTGATGCTGATACAATTGTTCATCCTAATTGGTTACGTGAATTAGTTAGTCCTCTCGCTGATGCAAAAGTGGGAGCAACCACTGGAAACCGTTGGTTTGTCCCCACAGATCACTATTGGGGATCTTTGGTGCGGTACATCGGTAATGTCTCTACTGTTGTGCAAATGTACCTTTTCCAAGTTCCTTGGGGTGGGACTTTGGCGATTAAAACAGACGTGCTACGCCAAACAGGGTTGCTAGATAAATGGGGACAGGCTCTGGGCGAAGATTTTATGATCCACAAGATTCTCAAAGAACATGGAATGCGGGTGAAGCTTGTACCTTCTCTGATTATGCTCAATCGGGAAGAGTGCGAAATGCTTGGCTTAATCGAATCTCTCAAGCGCCTCATTTTCTATTCTCGACTTTACCATCCTCGTTGGTTAGCTATGGTTGGTGATGCGGTTTCTAGCATTTTGTTTCCTTGTGTGGCAATACTTCTATTTCTGTTATCGTTGTTGGATACACAATGGGATTTAGCATTTTTATTGTTTTCCACTTATTGCATCTATACTGTGGGATTACTCTTGGTAACTCTGATTTTGGAGTTAGGGGTAAGTCCAGTTATTCGCTCTCATGGTCACCCAACTACAAAATTATCAGTGGAGACTATCGGCAAAATATTAATTGCTATTCCCTTAACACAGTGGGTATATGGTTTAGCTTTGCTCTCTTCTCTATGGATGTCAACTGTTAAATGGCGCGGTATTGTTTATCGTGTTCAGAATGCCTGGAATGTTCGATTAGTTGAATACCATCCTTATGATTTGTTGGATCAACCTATCGATAGCAAAATTTCTCTTTGA
- a CDS encoding glycosyltransferase: protein MNDLVIFLCRCLTVGLVIQVCLMLVFLWHLSSDTKNILPDEELPKTAVILCLRGADPFLSDCLQALLNQNYPEYDLKLVVDRMEDPAWIIATDTVEQHGATNVQISPLRFIRKSCSLKCSSLIQAVTELDDSYKAIAFVDADTIVHTHWLRELVTPLTDPKVGATTGNRWYVPTGTHWGSIVRYLWNVSAVVQMYLYGIPWGGTLAVKTEVLAQTRLLDNWGKAFCEDTMMRRILGKHKMQIKFVPSLIMLNQEECNLTDLKRWMQRQLIFCRLYHPHWFAIVGNAILTILCPTLLTVLFVAALLTGQWYAAALSLSYYSSYVVALLLIVLFLEQGVQLVIRSHNQPIPQLSLAVICQMLMGIPLTQWVYGFVFLSSLWMSKVKWRGITYKFNSPWKIRLVEYRPYQSLDQPASPNISLN from the coding sequence ATGAACGATTTGGTAATATTCCTATGTAGATGTTTAACTGTTGGCCTGGTTATTCAAGTATGTTTAATGCTGGTCTTTTTATGGCATCTATCCTCAGATACAAAAAATATCTTACCAGATGAAGAGTTACCGAAAACGGCAGTGATTCTTTGCCTACGTGGTGCTGATCCGTTTTTGAGTGATTGTTTGCAGGCGCTTTTGAATCAGAATTACCCAGAGTATGATTTAAAATTGGTCGTTGATCGTATGGAAGATCCAGCATGGATAATTGCTACTGATACTGTTGAGCAGCATGGCGCGACTAATGTGCAAATCAGTCCTTTGAGATTTATCCGCAAAAGTTGCAGTCTCAAATGTAGTTCTCTCATCCAAGCTGTTACAGAGTTGGACGATTCCTACAAGGCGATCGCCTTCGTAGATGCTGATACAATTGTTCATACTCATTGGCTGCGTGAATTAGTCACTCCTTTAACTGATCCGAAAGTGGGTGCGACAACCGGAAATCGTTGGTATGTCCCTACAGGTACCCATTGGGGGTCTATAGTCCGCTATCTGTGGAATGTCTCTGCGGTGGTGCAGATGTATTTATATGGTATTCCTTGGGGTGGAACTTTGGCGGTAAAAACAGAAGTTCTGGCTCAAACAAGATTGCTAGATAACTGGGGAAAAGCATTCTGTGAAGATACCATGATGCGGCGGATATTGGGTAAACATAAAATGCAGATTAAATTTGTACCTTCATTGATCATGCTGAATCAGGAAGAGTGCAATTTAACTGACTTAAAACGCTGGATGCAGCGACAACTCATTTTTTGCCGACTTTACCACCCCCACTGGTTCGCTATAGTAGGAAACGCCATTTTAACAATACTGTGTCCTACTCTTTTGACTGTATTGTTTGTGGCAGCTTTGCTGACTGGACAATGGTATGCTGCGGCATTATCTCTTAGCTATTATAGCAGCTATGTGGTCGCATTACTGTTAATTGTACTTTTCTTAGAGCAAGGAGTACAGCTAGTTATTCGCTCTCATAATCAACCAATTCCACAATTATCTTTGGCTGTAATTTGCCAGATGTTAATGGGAATTCCCTTAACACAATGGGTTTATGGGTTTGTATTCTTATCCTCCCTCTGGATGTCAAAAGTTAAGTGGCGCGGTATCACCTATAAATTCAACAGCCCCTGGAAGATTCGGTTAGTTGAATATCGTCCTTATCAGTCTTTAGATCAACCTGCTTCCCCAAATATTTCCTTGAATTAA
- a CDS encoding glycosyltransferase, which produces MSKQLLRIALFTGLYAPFLTGVSVAVHQRVLWLLEQGHEVFLVHPEINDQYPKNVGNRPMAGLEELQCFPNFSAHAFPTKPLIFYKSLPQPLHYRFWSDTKLLEKFQPDIVVVEEAPQMRGFYSMFLQGYGRPIGVEYAKKTGTPIISIFHTDIVAYIQYYLGNQVFNLMRPIIPFLVKQSTEVYDLNLFPSQAQLLKYNELNCQRGEYVPYQGIDCEKFHPRNIIHNPIPDDNRPTLLFVGRITAEKNVTQLIDMFPLIAAKIPDVHLVIIGSGPLDEELRRRSQQFEGITMWGESHGTELLGWFARADIFVNPSATENFCTTNNEALASGTPLVAVVAPSTAEQVFPGRNGFLAEPNNPQDFADKVVAILANSQLKAEMTAQARPSILQYDWSACTQKFEDKLYEIVQNVKKIERTTA; this is translated from the coding sequence ATGTCTAAGCAACTTCTTCGCATTGCTTTGTTTACAGGATTATATGCTCCTTTTTTAACGGGGGTTTCAGTTGCAGTACACCAACGGGTACTCTGGTTACTAGAACAGGGGCATGAAGTCTTTCTTGTCCACCCTGAAATCAACGACCAATATCCCAAAAATGTGGGCAATCGTCCTATGGCTGGACTGGAAGAATTACAGTGTTTTCCTAACTTTTCTGCTCATGCTTTCCCCACAAAGCCACTAATTTTTTACAAGTCTTTACCGCAACCATTACACTATCGCTTTTGGAGTGATACCAAATTATTAGAAAAGTTCCAACCCGATATTGTGGTAGTGGAAGAAGCACCGCAAATGCGAGGTTTCTACTCAATGTTTTTGCAAGGTTATGGTCGCCCCATTGGAGTTGAATACGCGAAGAAAACGGGGACTCCAATTATTTCGATTTTCCACACTGATATTGTTGCCTATATCCAATACTATTTGGGTAATCAGGTTTTCAATTTGATGCGTCCGATTATTCCCTTTTTAGTCAAGCAGTCCACTGAGGTTTATGACCTCAATTTATTTCCTTCTCAAGCACAACTATTAAAGTACAATGAACTGAATTGCCAACGTGGTGAATATGTTCCTTATCAAGGAATTGATTGTGAAAAATTTCACCCCCGAAATATTATCCATAACCCGATTCCTGACGACAACAGACCGACTCTCTTGTTTGTGGGACGCATTACGGCGGAAAAAAATGTCACCCAACTGATAGATATGTTTCCGCTAATTGCTGCCAAAATTCCTGATGTTCATTTGGTGATTATTGGTAGTGGTCCCCTAGATGAAGAACTGCGTCGGCGGTCTCAACAGTTTGAAGGTATTACTATGTGGGGTGAGTCTCACGGTACAGAACTTTTAGGTTGGTTTGCTCGTGCAGATATATTTGTCAACCCCTCTGCGACTGAAAATTTCTGCACGACAAATAACGAAGCGCTGGCTTCTGGTACTCCTTTAGTTGCTGTGGTTGCACCTTCAACTGCTGAACAAGTTTTTCCTGGTCGCAATGGCTTTTTAGCTGAACCCAATAATCCTCAAGATTTTGCGGATAAAGTGGTGGCAATTTTAGCAAATTCTCAACTGAAAGCAGAAATGACAGCACAGGCTCGTCCTTCCATACTTCAATATGATTGGTCGGCTTGTACACAAAAGTTTGAAGATAAGCTTTATGAGATAGTTCAAAATGTTAAGAAAATAGAGCGAACAACTGCTTGA
- a CDS encoding tetratricopeptide repeat protein → MLRRLCIISVAILCQLNSSLALAESKKPKQPDKFAPNPLEITTPDPLLPPAIDKQQLTLPQLQNLERALDELNQEAAAKLQAGDQEAAFAIWNREVRLRRYLGSLAQVQALSRFGAIAWKENASEQVIYITQRLQTLQKQAQSQKIVDLDLMRSLGEAYEKVRSPQLALAVYDQILTAVEQKQDAVAVVQTLKTMGELHLSWFDYPQAAATYERLLNLTATQSNRTNELAYLQQLRYIYQQTKQPQAAVDTLKRLAEIYTQENNLTQIPQLKIAIGSNYEFLAQENPSLLTEAFNTYQEAYLMAVRSRQYARAGEALQKLITLYRSQGQIDEALETSQILIKTQEQAINYYGIMQAYDQIGQLYLERQEYPQALAAFQKGLELAQQLKHEETYFTQQIEKASSAQL, encoded by the coding sequence ATGCTCAGGCGCTTATGTATTATTAGTGTTGCTATCCTTTGTCAGCTTAACAGTTCGTTAGCGCTAGCAGAGAGTAAAAAGCCCAAACAGCCGGATAAATTTGCTCCTAATCCCCTCGAAATTACCACACCCGATCCACTTTTACCGCCTGCTATTGACAAACAGCAGCTAACTCTCCCACAACTGCAAAATTTAGAGAGGGCGTTGGATGAGTTGAATCAGGAAGCTGCGGCTAAATTGCAAGCCGGTGATCAGGAAGCAGCATTTGCGATTTGGAACCGGGAAGTACGTTTGCGGCGGTATTTGGGTTCATTGGCGCAAGTGCAAGCATTATCGCGCTTTGGTGCGATCGCCTGGAAAGAAAATGCCAGTGAGCAGGTAATATATATTACACAGCGATTGCAAACTCTGCAAAAGCAAGCACAAAGTCAAAAAATTGTGGATTTAGATTTAATGCGATCGCTTGGTGAAGCATACGAAAAAGTGCGATCGCCTCAACTGGCTTTAGCAGTTTATGATCAAATTTTAACCGCAGTGGAACAAAAACAAGATGCAGTCGCCGTGGTGCAAACCTTGAAAACAATGGGCGAACTGCATTTGAGTTGGTTTGATTATCCTCAAGCAGCAGCCACATACGAGAGATTATTGAATTTAACTGCTACCCAGAGCAATCGCACTAATGAGTTAGCATACCTGCAACAGCTACGTTACATCTACCAGCAGACAAAACAACCCCAAGCAGCAGTGGATACGCTGAAAAGACTAGCAGAAATCTATACACAGGAAAATAATCTGACTCAAATCCCACAATTAAAAATAGCCATTGGCTCAAATTATGAATTTCTAGCACAGGAAAATCCTAGTTTACTCACAGAAGCATTTAACACCTATCAAGAAGCTTACCTCATGGCTGTGCGATCGCGGCAATATGCTCGTGCTGGTGAAGCTTTGCAAAAGTTAATTACCTTATATCGTAGCCAAGGACAAATAGATGAAGCCTTGGAAACTAGCCAAATTCTCATAAAAACACAAGAGCAAGCCATCAACTATTATGGCATCATGCAAGCCTACGACCAAATTGGACAATTGTATCTAGAACGTCAAGAATATCCCCAAGCACTCGCAGCCTTTCAAAAAGGATTAGAACTTGCTCAACAACTTAAACATGAGGAAACATATTTTACACAGCAAATTGAGAAAGCATCTTCAGCTCAACTTTAG
- a CDS encoding chromophore lyase CpcT/CpeT, protein MTNSMDITTLARWMAADFSNQAQAYENPPFFAHIRVCMRPLPVEVLSGVSLFVEQAYDYMLNDPYRVRVLKLVNAGDRIQIVNYTVKQEESFYGASRDLERLKTLTSDRLEELPGCNMTVEWVGNSFKGKVEPGKGCIVFRKGQKTYLDSEFEISEERFISLDRGRDLETNEHIWGSVAGPFHFLRRNSFADEVI, encoded by the coding sequence ATCACTAATTCTATGGATATTACAACCTTAGCGCGCTGGATGGCGGCTGATTTTAGTAATCAAGCACAAGCTTATGAAAACCCACCTTTTTTTGCTCATATTCGCGTGTGTATGCGTCCTCTACCTGTAGAGGTATTATCAGGGGTGAGTTTGTTTGTGGAACAAGCTTATGATTATATGCTCAATGACCCTTATCGCGTGCGGGTGTTGAAATTGGTGAATGCAGGCGATCGCATCCAAATTGTCAACTATACTGTGAAGCAAGAAGAAAGCTTTTATGGTGCATCCCGTGACCTAGAACGCCTGAAAACTTTAACAAGCGATCGCTTAGAAGAGCTACCAGGATGTAACATGACTGTAGAGTGGGTTGGTAACAGCTTCAAAGGCAAAGTGGAACCCGGTAAAGGTTGTATCGTCTTTCGTAAAGGGCAAAAAACCTATTTAGATAGTGAATTTGAGATTAGTGAGGAGAGATTTATCAGCCTTGACAGAGGACGTGATTTAGAAACCAATGAACATATTTGGGGGTCTGTCGCAGGTCCATTTCACTTTCTGCGTCGAAACAGTTTTGCTGATGAAGTAATATAG
- the cpdA gene encoding 3',5'-cyclic-AMP phosphodiesterase: MKQVSPISIAQVTDTHLFASESHEMLGMPTIQSFQAVVDRLKQIRSEIDLLLLTGDLSGDGKPDSYDNLQNLVNPLQIPAYWIPGNHDCAIAMEDILNMGMVSRRKSFHRGGWNFILLDSSVPGCLHGHLSGKTLDWLDSELKTLGNYPTLVALHHPPFPVNSAWLDSSTLKNPQEFFAVLDRHPQVRLVLFGHIHQEFQRQRHQVHYLSTPSTGLQFRSKSATLMIDSKYPGFRLLKLYPNGMWETAVERVPYFHPLELAAKVS, encoded by the coding sequence ATGAAACAAGTGTCTCCCATCTCAATTGCTCAGGTAACAGATACACATCTGTTTGCTTCGGAAAGTCACGAAATGCTGGGAATGCCTACTATACAGTCTTTCCAGGCAGTTGTAGACAGGTTAAAACAAATCAGGAGTGAAATTGATTTACTACTGCTGACGGGTGATTTGTCTGGTGATGGTAAGCCTGATTCCTACGATAATCTGCAAAATCTAGTTAATCCACTACAAATACCTGCTTACTGGATACCTGGAAATCATGATTGTGCGATCGCAATGGAAGATATCTTAAATATGGGGATGGTTTCCCGGCGCAAGTCTTTTCATCGTGGTGGTTGGAATTTTATCTTACTCGATTCTTCGGTTCCTGGTTGTTTACATGGTCATCTTTCCGGTAAAACTCTCGATTGGCTGGACTCTGAATTAAAAACCCTGGGTAATTATCCGACTTTAGTCGCCCTACATCATCCGCCTTTTCCTGTAAATTCGGCTTGGTTAGATAGCAGCACTCTGAAAAATCCTCAAGAATTTTTTGCTGTTCTTGACCGTCATCCCCAAGTCAGGTTAGTTTTGTTTGGTCATATCCATCAGGAATTTCAACGCCAGCGCCATCAAGTTCACTACCTCAGCACTCCGTCAACTGGGCTTCAGTTTCGCTCAAAAAGTGCAACTTTGATGATTGATTCCAAATACCCCGGATTTCGGCTTTTGAAGCTATACCCCAATGGAATGTGGGAAACTGCTGTGGAACGAGTTCCTTATTTTCATCCATTGGAGTTAGCCGCTAAGGTATCCTAA
- a CDS encoding bifunctional sterol desaturase/short chain dehydrogenase translates to MFSQINGVLVNTGLQFAGWGVFSLLLAEVLRDSYHVLCHEVKWLAKWHNKHHQVYRRDLSIVSVQAYQDSQLYHDVVESSLLVAALTIIALVLQQMGLWLGVFYGCTFLYGASVRYFFGKIDTDYNHLPGPLQIIPSVWWVNRTYHWRHHFDDVNAYYSGVFPLVDKILGTGLSLKGKTVALTGASGSLGQALAAELLKHNAKVVALTTNPEKLTPQTNFKVVSWELGNEAQLKDSLAKIDILIINHGVNVYNSRTPEAIASSYEVNTFSVLRLMDIFLTTVTGPQAKATKEIWVNTSEAEVSPALSPLYELSKRTLGNLVTLKRLDGTCVIRKLILGPFKSQLNPYGVMSAQQVARGILFLARRDYRNIIVTINPLTYLFFPIKEASTWLYYRIFSKTAKN, encoded by the coding sequence ATGTTCAGTCAGATTAATGGGGTGTTGGTCAATACTGGTTTGCAGTTTGCTGGCTGGGGAGTGTTTTCGCTACTGCTGGCTGAAGTCTTAAGAGACAGTTATCATGTTTTGTGTCACGAGGTCAAATGGCTCGCTAAATGGCACAATAAGCATCATCAGGTATATCGTCGCGATTTATCCATTGTCTCTGTGCAAGCTTACCAAGATTCCCAGCTTTATCACGATGTTGTGGAGTCGAGTTTACTGGTTGCGGCTTTAACCATCATCGCCTTAGTTCTTCAGCAAATGGGGTTATGGCTGGGAGTATTTTATGGCTGTACCTTCTTGTATGGTGCTTCTGTGCGATATTTCTTTGGTAAAATCGATACAGATTACAATCACTTACCCGGCCCTTTACAGATAATTCCCTCTGTTTGGTGGGTAAATCGCACTTACCATTGGCGACATCATTTTGATGATGTCAATGCTTACTACAGTGGTGTGTTTCCTCTCGTGGATAAAATACTTGGTACGGGTTTATCACTCAAAGGTAAAACCGTCGCTTTAACTGGCGCGTCAGGTTCTCTCGGTCAAGCATTGGCGGCGGAACTGCTCAAGCATAATGCCAAAGTGGTGGCTTTAACTACTAACCCCGAAAAATTAACACCGCAGACTAATTTTAAAGTCGTTTCCTGGGAGTTAGGTAATGAGGCTCAACTGAAGGACAGTTTAGCGAAAATTGATATTTTGATTATCAATCACGGTGTCAATGTTTACAATAGCCGCACTCCTGAAGCGATCGCATCTTCCTATGAGGTGAATACTTTCTCAGTTTTGCGGTTGATGGATATATTTTTAACAACTGTCACCGGACCACAAGCCAAAGCCACCAAAGAAATTTGGGTGAATACCTCTGAGGCTGAGGTTTCCCCGGCTTTAAGTCCCCTTTATGAACTGAGTAAACGCACATTAGGAAATCTTGTCACCCTGAAGCGGTTAGATGGAACTTGTGTAATTCGTAAGTTAATTCTGGGACCTTTTAAAAGTCAACTCAATCCTTATGGAGTCATGTCAGCACAGCAGGTAGCTCGTGGTATTCTGTTTTTAGCACGACGAGATTACCGCAATATTATTGTCACCATAAATCCTCTCACATACCTGTTCTTTCCTATCAAGGAAGCTAGTACATGGCTGTATTACCGGATTTTTAGTAAAACAGCTAAAAATTAG
- a CDS encoding TetR/AcrR family transcriptional regulator, with protein sequence MPKIVDHEQYRKELLSKCFDLFAQKGYGALTMRQIAESLNVSTGTLYHYFPSKQALFEQLVEEISLQDISSALAEMKGVKTLSETMTAMGKYLVKNQDYFINQTYILVDFYQHQDKETIEKSTVFQRVKQRYQQAVCDFLGIQDPVLASFVLSFIDGLILAKLWGDQTIDFVEQFALLGKMLTSYLAEKS encoded by the coding sequence ATGCCGAAAATAGTTGACCATGAGCAATACCGTAAAGAACTTCTGAGCAAGTGCTTTGATTTATTTGCCCAAAAAGGTTACGGTGCGCTCACCATGAGACAAATCGCTGAGAGTTTAAATGTTTCTACTGGTACACTATATCATTATTTTCCTAGCAAACAAGCTTTGTTTGAGCAGTTAGTTGAGGAGATAAGTCTTCAAGATATCAGTTCAGCATTGGCGGAAATGAAAGGAGTAAAAACGCTTTCAGAAACAATGACTGCGATGGGGAAATACTTAGTTAAAAATCAAGATTACTTTATTAATCAAACTTATATCTTGGTTGATTTTTATCAGCATCAAGACAAAGAAACTATAGAGAAAAGTACTGTATTTCAACGTGTAAAACAAAGGTATCAGCAAGCAGTTTGTGATTTTTTGGGGATTCAAGATCCAGTATTAGCTTCCTTTGTTTTGAGCTTTATCGATGGTTTGATTTTAGCAAAACTCTGGGGTGATCAAACAATTGATTTTGTTGAACAATTTGCCTTGTTAGGTAAAATGCTCACTAGCTATTTAGCAGAAAAATCATAA